The segment ATAACTCTTGTTTCTTTTACCTCACAGCTTTGTTGATTTGCCCAAATGTCACCTGTATACTGCTGTGAACTAATTTCCACACAGCTCCTCTGGGACTGAGACATCTTGGATCTGCTCCCAAGAGCCGTAGCCTCAAGTTTCAGGGTAAACAAGGAGAGGAATGATGTAACGTGCCGTTGTTGTGGAAAATATACACCACTAGAagacttttttatgtttgtatagTAGAGCATATTTTTCTAAAGCCAGTAATGGGCCAAGAGCATAATACTTTCAAACTGTTGGATTATACCTCCATTTTACTTTCTTTAACAGAGTACTGCACATTGATTAATTTCATGCAAAAGTCTCAATTTCTGTCAAAACATACACCCTCATTTGGAATTAGTTTAGCAAGGCACTCACTTTCAGATCCCATGAGAGGCTCTAGTCAACAGGTGAGAGCCAGTCTCCTTTGACTGAAGCTAATTATATCCACGTCCAATAGTGTGGTCTGTGTATCTGCATATTAATGCGTAAACACAGCATTTAAATGAAAACTCAACTGGAGCAGTCTGAttgaaatgtgtataaatgttttgCATTCACTGTAACTTTTGATAGGTAAAGGTCttatttattcaaatatgttattgtgaGTTATTCTAAACAATaacattatttattaaataatgCCAGACTACAATTAGTCTAATCTTTTATACTTGGGGAAAACAAATAATTAAGgattttattgtaatattgatttgaacttgaaaactgaaCTTGAACACATTTGCCTAGTTTGAATGCTATTCGGGAAGTACAGAGTGCACTTTACAGCTATTGATTCGTGTCAATGCCCTTTCAAATAGTTGTGGAGACAAAGTAATCCACACAAATTGAGTGAGAAACTTTCGTTATAAATCTATTTTAATGCTGGTCAAAAGGCAGAGTTCCAGCATGCAGTTAACTGTAAAGAGTGATTTGTTACAGCAGAAACGTTCAGTAATCAGCCAAGAACTACattatttgtcttttattgGCATCTGTGCCTTTAAACTATCTTCCCTCACTAAAAGAACAAAAGATTGTGAGCTCTAGTTCTGTCTTTTGTGTGCTCTCCAGTACAGACACTTTCCATAAACCTTAGACTTTTGCACTTATCTTGTAATGCAATTTATCAGCGAGGTATATTGACTTAGTGTAAAATGTTCCTGTTAAATGACTTGCACCAATAAAACATGGAGTCTTCAGAGTATAACTTTATTGGTCTTGTCATCTGCGGCTGCCTGTTGCTGTGCCTGTCACACTGGGCCAGATCTGTTGTCAGTCAATGCATAAACACTCCCTCCCCAGGGCTAACACTAGTACATCTCAATCAATATTAGGAAGACAGTGAATGCCTCACTCctctgaacaataaaacaatcacGATTTCTGTTGATATAGGTTAGCCACAAGCTTGGAGTAACTTGTTGCAACATCACAATTACACATCACTCAGAAAAGACACATTTGACCACAACAAGTAAGAGCCAAGTGGACTACATAGTGACACTGTCTAGGACTGGACTGTCCCACAAAGCCAAAGTtatatcaataaaaatataacttatatatatatatatatatatatatatatatatatatatatatatatatatatatatatatatatatatatatatatatatatatatatatatatatatatatatatatatatatatatatatatatatatatatatatatatattagcaaAGTTAGATAAGTCCCTGATAATGCAGAGAGCTCTGAGTATAAGTTAAgcacattttttaattaataacaattaattaataacaataataacacactcaaaaacaaacactaataataataataagaatattatattatttgtgcCCACATTGTTGGTTGTGATGTAGTCTTTTCATTTCTAATTTCCAATTACAATAAACCAGCGTATCTACTCAAggagaaaataatgaaaacattaaagtttgatttgaagaAGATTGATTTGATAAACTGTGAGGGAAATGTGAAACAGAGAAAATAATGTGTCACTCCACTTTGGCTTTGTGAGACAGTAAATACAACTAACATCATTTAGCATTTTAACAACTTGAAACATTGTGTTGCTCAAAAGCCATTTTAGATAAAGCACAGTGAAATATTCTCTCATTTACTCCCATAATGACACACATACGTTAGATAAACACATTATTGCACTGAATGACAGAGACAAGGGTGGAAGTGTGGATTTTCAGGTTCAGCACTCTGGACAGCTCCTCAATCAATTTCAGTGTATGGACTCATTCAGGCTGTGCTCACTGGGTGAACTCCGGCTCATATTGGACAAACTAGCCATGAGCGACTTGACTTTGTGCGCATAATAGTTCCTCAAATTCACGGACGGCACTTCTTTGATTCCTTCATCAAAATCGCAGCTCCTCATGGCAATCTCTAGCTGTTTCTGTCTTTTGTAGAAGAGTGAGAATTTGTTGAAAATCAGCGTAATGGGAAGCACTACAACGAGGATGCCAGCCAGGATGCACGCTGAGGCCGTGAGTTTGCCCGCTATGGAAACTGGCACGACATCTCCGTATCCTACTGTGGTCATGCTGACAGTCGCCCACCACCAACAAGCAGGGATGGTAGAGAGATCGTCACTGTCCTCTTTTTCAACTGTGTAAGCCATGACAGAAAAGAAAGACACCCCAACTGCCAGATACAACAGCAGCAGACCCACTTCTTTATAACTGTTTCTTAATGTGGCACCCAGAGAACGGAGTCCGGTCGAGTGGCGTGCCAATTTCAAGATCCGAAATATCCTCATGAGACGTAAAACCTGTGCCACGCGTCCTAAGTTTGCCAGAGCTGGGGTGCTTTCCATGACGAGGTTGATAAGCAGCGTGAGGTAAAATGGAAGTATAGAAATGAGATCTATGACATTTAAAGGATGGTTGAAGAACTGCAAGAGGTCTGGAGCAACAACAAAGCGGGCTACAAGCTCCAATGTGAACCAGCCaatcccaaaatgttcaacaGTTTCAAATCGGGGATCTTCTTTGGGTTGGCCCTCACTGTCCAGTAGGCTGAACTCACTCATGCTATTCATACACATAGTCGCAATGGATCCGATCACGACCAGTATTGACAATATACTGATGATTCGGCTAGCCACAGAGTAACCTGGGTTGTCTAACATAAGCCAGACACGCCTCCTCGCACTACCCAAAATCTGCTTGTCAAACTTTGATGCATCATTATAAAACT is part of the Periophthalmus magnuspinnatus isolate fPerMag1 chromosome 16, fPerMag1.2.pri, whole genome shotgun sequence genome and harbors:
- the LOC117383905 gene encoding potassium voltage-gated channel subfamily S member 2-like, whose protein sequence is MTGHILAEPVHGSRADDAAAIRINVGGFKKRLQSDTLSRFPETRLARLLQCRSKESILELCDDYDDTEKEFYFDRNPALFPYVLNFYNTGRLHVMAELCIFSFSQEIEYWGINEFFIDSCCSSAYHCRKMDQDRVDWEERSDEGSTTSSFDDLLEFYNDASKFDKQILGSARRRVWLMLDNPGYSVASRIISILSILVVIGSIATMCMNSMSEFSLLDSEGQPKEDPRFETVEHFGIGWFTLELVARFVVAPDLLQFFNHPLNVIDLISILPFYLTLLINLVMESTPALANLGRVAQVLRLMRIFRILKLARHSTGLRSLGATLRNSYKEVGLLLLYLAVGVSFFSVMAYTVEKEDSDDLSTIPACWWWATVSMTTVGYGDVVPVSIAGKLTASACILAGILVVVLPITLIFNKFSLFYKRQKQLEIAMRSCDFDEGIKEVPSVNLRNYYAHKVKSLMASLSNMSRSSPSEHSLNESIH